In the Streptosporangiales bacterium genome, one interval contains:
- a CDS encoding cupin domain-containing protein yields MAELTLSAHQTMTLRESTQDLLEVETVYAPAGSAPPEHFHPAQDEHFEVLEGEVEVRLDGRTRTLRQGETLDVPRGVRHQMWNPGDRSARVRWQTRPAGRTEQWFRAIDALHRQGALRADGSPQPLAFAVIATEYRDVFRLAAAPWAVLRPALAVLALVGRMQGYKRHPQRGA; encoded by the coding sequence ATGGCAGAGCTGACGCTGTCCGCACACCAGACGATGACGCTGCGGGAGAGCACGCAGGACCTGCTCGAGGTCGAGACGGTCTACGCTCCCGCGGGGTCGGCGCCGCCCGAGCACTTCCACCCCGCGCAGGACGAGCACTTCGAGGTGCTGGAGGGCGAGGTCGAGGTCCGGCTCGACGGCCGGACGCGGACGCTCCGCCAGGGTGAGACCCTCGACGTCCCGCGCGGCGTCAGGCACCAGATGTGGAACCCCGGCGACCGCTCGGCGCGCGTCCGGTGGCAGACCCGCCCGGCGGGGCGCACCGAGCAGTGGTTCCGTGCGATCGACGCGCTGCACCGCCAGGGCGCGCTGCGCGCGGACGGCTCGCCGCAGCCGCTCGCGTTCGCGGTGATCGCGACCGAGTACCGCGACGTCTTCCGCCTCGCGGCCGCCCCGTGGGCGGTCCTCCGGCCGGCGCTCGCGGTGCTCGCGCTGGTCGGCCGGATGCAGGGCTACAAGCGGCACCCGCAGCGGGGGGCTTGA
- a CDS encoding cupin domain-containing protein has product MTSTSRATVRLPRDATLRDAAGDALSIRLCAATDGRWEVVENSVPAGYAGPPLHVHDRIDETFYVIEGELTFRLDDDVVTGGSGTTVHVPRGVPHTFANFGAERCRYLGIVGATDQRGNT; this is encoded by the coding sequence ATGACCTCCACCTCCAGAGCGACCGTCCGGCTGCCGCGGGACGCGACGCTTCGGGACGCCGCAGGCGATGCGCTCAGCATCCGCCTGTGCGCCGCCACCGACGGACGGTGGGAGGTCGTGGAGAACTCCGTACCGGCGGGCTACGCCGGTCCGCCCCTGCACGTCCATGACCGCATCGACGAGACGTTCTACGTGATCGAGGGTGAGCTCACGTTCCGCCTCGACGACGATGTGGTGACGGGCGGCTCGGGCACGACGGTCCACGTGCCTCGCGGCGTGCCACACACGTTCGCGAACTTCGGCGCCGAACGCTGCCGTTACCTCGGCATCGTCGGCGCCACCGATCAGAGGGGAAACACATGA
- a CDS encoding DUF222 domain-containing protein: protein MDDDKTPAVTADAVWERVLSLREQVALLAGTSFGVLRGDDAQGVVAVVEEITRMVAVVEQGLVRQVIDQGLPGERGYKSAVPYLRDLLRITESDAGARVRAADRFQPRTALTGEVLPARFPQVASAQRAGEISAKHSTVIAEALAELPAGVDVPTRERAERMLVSYATQLDPGGVRLRARHLQAVLDPDGQLADEQERRERQEFTISRDLHGMFRLRGRLDAPTANAVNLAVEALAKPQPEADGTPDLRTAPRRRAEALGRLAALALGHPDMPTTGGHRPQVIATITLAELQDRVGQAWLNNGEPVSVQALLQAGCDADAALAVFGHHGELLHYGRSKRLAPPPLRKALVARDRGCVVFGCDAPPQYTEAHHLTWWSRGGATDIDNTALVCTRHHTDIHARRVELTMINGRPHAIPPAWLDPTQKPRRNRVFDRPP from the coding sequence ATGGACGACGACAAGACCCCGGCTGTCACCGCGGACGCGGTGTGGGAACGCGTCTTGTCCCTGCGCGAACAGGTCGCGTTGCTTGCCGGCACGAGTTTCGGTGTGCTGCGCGGCGACGACGCGCAGGGGGTTGTCGCGGTGGTGGAGGAGATCACCCGGATGGTCGCGGTGGTCGAGCAGGGGCTGGTGCGGCAGGTCATCGACCAGGGCCTGCCCGGTGAGCGGGGCTACAAGTCCGCGGTCCCGTACCTACGGGACCTGCTGCGGATCACCGAGTCCGACGCCGGCGCCCGGGTCCGCGCCGCCGACCGGTTCCAGCCCCGCACCGCCCTGACGGGAGAGGTCCTGCCTGCGCGGTTCCCGCAGGTCGCCTCCGCGCAGCGGGCGGGGGAGATCTCGGCCAAGCACAGCACCGTGATCGCGGAGGCGTTGGCGGAGCTCCCCGCCGGAGTGGACGTGCCGACCCGGGAGCGGGCGGAACGGATGCTGGTCTCCTACGCGACCCAGTTGGATCCGGGTGGGGTCCGGTTGAGGGCGCGGCACCTGCAGGCCGTCCTGGACCCGGACGGGCAGCTCGCGGACGAGCAGGAGCGCCGCGAGCGGCAGGAGTTCACCATCAGCCGGGATCTGCATGGCATGTTCCGGCTCCGTGGTCGCCTCGACGCCCCCACCGCGAACGCCGTCAACCTCGCCGTCGAGGCGCTCGCGAAGCCGCAACCCGAGGCCGACGGGACCCCGGACCTACGGACCGCACCGCGCCGGCGAGCGGAGGCGTTGGGCCGGCTCGCGGCCCTGGCTCTCGGTCACCCGGACATGCCCACCACCGGTGGGCACCGGCCGCAGGTCATCGCCACCATCACCCTTGCCGAGCTGCAGGACCGGGTGGGACAGGCGTGGTTGAACAACGGCGAACCCGTGTCCGTGCAGGCACTGCTGCAGGCCGGGTGTGACGCCGACGCCGCCCTCGCCGTGTTCGGGCACCACGGGGAACTGCTGCACTACGGCCGGTCCAAGCGCCTCGCGCCGCCGCCGCTGCGCAAAGCCCTGGTCGCCAGGGACCGCGGGTGCGTGGTGTTCGGGTGCGACGCGCCACCGCAGTACACCGAAGCGCACCACCTCACCTGGTGGTCCCGAGGCGGGGCCACCGACATCGACAACACCGCCCTGGTCTGCACCCGCCACCACACCGACATCCACGCCCGCCGCGTCGAACTCACCATGATCAACGGCCGACCCCACGCTATCCCACCCGCATGGCTCGACCCCACACAGAAACCACGCCGCAACCGAGTCTTCGACCGGCCGCCGTA